The following coding sequences are from one Cygnus olor isolate bCygOlo1 chromosome 2, bCygOlo1.pri.v2, whole genome shotgun sequence window:
- the MAL2 gene encoding protein MAL2, which produces MLPRGASSMPPPPNPAAYFPPPRVTLPSGLEILRTYSGAFIFLEILFGTIVWILVASTKVPLPLLQGWVMFVAVTAWFLSIVFLCVFLFGYANRIAVNWNQTDFLFHGATFVFYFGAFLLQAATTSLHHFPRRFNSTTHEKILADHEYNISIAASIFAFATAVCYGCSTAMALRRWKL; this is translated from the exons atgtTGCCCAGGGGAGCCTCGTCCATGCCGCCTCCTCCCAACCCCGCCGCCTACTTCCCGCCCCCCCGGGTCACTCTGCCCTCGGGGCTGGAGATCCTGCGCACCTACTCGGGAGCCTTCATCTTCCTGGAGATc CTGTTTGGAACAATAGTCTGGATTTTGGTAGCATCTACAAAAGTTCCACTGCcgctgctgcagggatgggtAATGTTCGTAGCGGTGACTGCGTGGTTCCTCTCCATCGTGTTCCTGTGTGTGTTCCTCTTCGGTTATGCAAATAGAATTGCTGTCAACTGGAACCAGAca gactttcttttccatggggctacttttgtcttttatttcgGAGCTTTTCTGCTGCAAGCAGCAACCACATCTCTGCATCACTTCCCCCGCAGATTCAATTCCACCACACACGAGAAGATTCTAGCTGATCATGAATATAACATAAGCATAGCAGCCTCG ATTTTTGCCTTTGCAACAGCTGTTTGTTATGGTTGCAGCACAGCCATGGCATTAAGGAGATGGAAGCTATAG